One stretch of Malus domestica chromosome 14, GDT2T_hap1 DNA includes these proteins:
- the LOC103454409 gene encoding probable galactinol--sucrose galactosyltransferase 2, with product MTVTAQISINDGNLVVHGKTILTGVPDNIVLTPGTGVGLLAGAFIGATAAHNKSLHIFPIGVLEDLRFMCCFRFKLWWMTQRMGTCGKDVPLETQFMVVESKGGGDGGEDDESSPIIYTVFLPLLEGPFRSVLQGNERNEVEVCLESGDSAVQTNQGQCLVYMHAGTNPFEVITQAVKAVEKHMKTFVHREKKKLPSFLDWFGWCTWDAFYTDVTAEGVVQGLKSLSEGGTPPRFLIVDDGWQQIENKDKDSGVVVQEGAQFASRLTGIKENEKFQKNDHNNEQVSGLKHVVDEAKQHHNVKFVYVWHALAGYWGGVKPAATGMEHYDTALAYPVSSPGVEGNQPDIVMDSLTVHGLGLVHPKKVFNFYNELHSYLASCGVDGVKVDVQNIIETLGSGHGGRVSLTRSYHQALEASVARNFADNGCISCMCHNTDGLYSAKQTAVVRASDDFYPRDPASHTIHISSVAYNTLFLGEFMQPDWDMFHSLHPAAEYHGAARALGGCAIYVSDKPGHHNFDLLRKLVLPDGSVLRAKLPGRPTRDCLFADPARDRTSLLKIWNVNNLSGVVGVFNCQGAGWCKIEKKTRIHDYSPGTLSGSVRAADVDAIAQVAGADWNGETAVYAHKSGEVLRLPKGASVPVTLKVLDYEVFHFCPLKEITSDVSFAPIGLLDMFNSSAAVEEVEIHLASDKKPELSNGEVSENRSPTATIGLKTRGCGRFGAYCSRRPLKCTVDNAETNFEYDSASGLTTVTIPVPEKEMYRWSVEIQV from the exons ATGACGGTCACAGCGCAGATTTCGATCAATGATGGGAACCTGGTGGTTCATGGAAAGACCATTTTGACTGGGGTTCCAGACAACATCGTACTGACACCGGGGACCGGTGTCGGACTCCTTGCCGGTGCTTTCATTGGCGCCACGGCCGCCCACAACAAAAGCCTCCATATCTTCCCCATTGGGGTTTTAGA GGATCTCCGTTTCATGTGCTGTTTTCGATTCAAGTTGTGGTGGATGACTCAGAGGATGGGGACATGTGGGAAGGATGTTCCATTGGAGACCCAATTCATGGTGGTGGAGAGCAAAGGTGGTGGTGATGGAGGTGAAGACGACGAGTCTTCTCCTATCATCTACACCGTGTTCCTGCCTCTACTCGAGGGCCCTTTCCGCTCTGTTCTGCAAGGGAATGAGAGGAACGAAGTCGAGGTTTGCCTCGAGAGTG GAGATTCTGCTGTTCAGACCAATCAAGGCCAGTGCCTCGTTTACATGCACGCTGGAACCAATCCATTTGAAGTCATCACCCAAGCTGTAAA GGCTGTggaaaaacacatgaaaactTTTGTTCATCGCGAGAAGAAAAAG TTGCCTTCTTTTCTGGACTGGTTTGGCTGGTGTACATGGGATGCCTTTTACACCGATGTCACAGCTGAGGGTGTGGTTCAAGGCCTTAAAAG CTTATCGGAGGGAGGGACTCCTCCGCGGTTCCTAATCGTTGATGACGGTTGGCAGCAGATAGAAAATAAAGACAAGGATTCTGGTGTCGTTGTACAAGAAGGAGCACA GTTTGCAAGTAGGTTGACAGGAATCAAAGAGAACGAAAAGTTCCAAAAGAACGACCACAACAATGAGCAAGTCTCTGGCCTGAAACATGTTGTGGATGAAGCAAAGCAGCATCACAATGTGAA ATTTGTGTATGTATGGCATGCTCTAGCTGGGTACTGGGGTGGAGTAAAACCAGCTGCTACTGGCATGGAACACTATGACACTGCCTTAGCATACCCAGTGTCGTCCCCTGGTGTAGAGGGCAACCAACCAGACATAGTTATGGACAGCTTAACTGTTCATGGTCTTGGTCTGGTACATCCAAAGAAAGTTTTCAATTTCTACAATGAGCTTCATTCCTACTTGGCTTCCTGTGGAGTCGATGGAGTTAAGGTTGATGTTCAGAATATCATCGAGACTCTAGGGTCTGGTCATGGTGGAAGAGTTTCTCTGACCCGCAGCTACCACCAGGCACTTGAGGCTTCAGTTGCTCGAAATTTTGCTGACAACGGATGCATTTCTTGCATGTGTCACAACACTGATGGGCTCTACAGTGCCAAGCAGACTGCTGTGGTCAGAGCCTCTGATGACTTCTATCCCCGAGATCCTGCTTCACACACAATTCATATATCTTCCGTTGCTTATAACACCCTGTTCCTTGGAGAATTCATGCAACCTGACTGGGATATGTTTCAC AGTTTACACCCAGCGGCAGAGTATCATGGTGCAGCTCGTGCTCTTGGTGGATGTGCAATCTATGTCAG TGATAAGCCAGGCCATCACAATTTTGACCTTCTGAGGAAGCTGGTTCTCCCTGATGGATCTGTCCTCCGTGCCAAGTTACCTGGCAGGCCTACCCGTGATTGTCTCTTCGCTGATCCAGCAAGAGACAGGACCAG CTTGCTCAAAATATGGAATGTCAACAATCTCTCTGGTGTGGTTGGTGTGTTTAACTGTCAAGGTGCCGGTTGGTGCAAGATTGAAAAGAAGACGCGCATTCATGATTACTCTCCTGGTACCCTCAGTGGTTCTGTTCGTGCCGCTGATGTTGATGCCATTGCTCAAGTTGCTGGTGCTGATTGGAATGGAGAAACAGCAGTATATGCTCATAAGTCAG GTGAGGTTCTTCGGTTGCCAAAAGGTGCTTCAGTGCCTGTGACGCTTAAAGTTCTTGACTATGAGGTTTTCCATTTCTGTCCTCTCAAG GAAATTACATCCGACGTCTCATTTGCACCAATAGGCCTACTTGACATGTTCAATTCAAGTGCTGCTGTGGAGGAGGTTGAAATCCATTTGGCTTCTGACAAGAAACCAGAGCTTTCTAATGGAGAAGTTAGCGAGAACCGATCTCCAACTGCGACAATTGGTCTCAAAACCAGAGGATGTGGAAGGTTTGGAGCTTACTGTTCCCGGCGGCCGCTGAAGTGCACTGTTGACAACGCTGAGACCAACTTCGAATATGACTCTGCATCTGGATTAACGACGGTTACCATTCCAGTACCAGAAAAAGAGATGTACAGATGGTCAGTAGAGATCCAAGTGTAA
- the LOC103431030 gene encoding putative disease resistance protein RGA3, producing MAELAFPLAAKLIERLSSIASEEICLAWGVQADQQKLGRTVSIIKDVLVDAQEKQARNGDLRSWLQQLKDVFLDAEDLLDEFECEALRRQVVRGSGTTRKVRRFFSRSNPVAFRLRVGHGIKDIRERLHDLKEDKNFADLRTVHHHPHLGDHVRENMNTTHSFVRASEVIGKNKIVDLLMQQGDDHQGGDNGTVCVIPIVGFGGLGKTTLAQSVYNDPRVEGSFDLRMWQHVSVDFDVNRLAKEILGSALGTEINERLSLDQLQAQLRDALKDKKFLLVLDDVWNEDRTKWIGLRNLLIERAKVGTKILVTTRNISVASVMGPVVTYINLEVLSFEDCMKLFVKWAFDEGQERKHPSLYEIGEDIVRKCRGVPLAVKTLGSQLYSRTDEHKWKLIRDSEIWELEREGDGHILPALRLSYTQLPSHLKQCLASCCSVLPKGYIQFNSLNLISQWMAHGILESHTELEDGELYFKELWDRSFFQNVKDYGLHYEFDMHDLIHDLVQSVAQGESFTVDSAGTKGISENVRHLTILKSAQNVSTTLQKFKKVRTISVWSGKNIDESFLSTCISRFKYLRVLSLFYSPWELLPSSIGSLKHLRSLYLARNERITALPNSICKLQSLQTLILVECMNLKELPRDMSKLISLRLLHFTTKQSSFPENGVGCLTSLRFLSIWDCSNLTCLPRDTIYLASLRTLIISNCKQLDLVMENYQVIPLRLQKLGIRKVPRMVALPEWFQGATNTLQDLVIQDCENLEALPGWLTSFTSLRMLTLESCPKLLSLPEEMHRLTALTKVWIVDCPDLERRCQRDTGEDWPKISHVPNVSFE from the coding sequence atggccGAGCTTGCATTTCCGTTGGCAGCCAAACTCATTGAAAGGCTCAGCTCCATTGCTTCTGAGGAGATTTGCTTGGCGTGGGGTGTTCAAGCGGATCAGCAGAAACTTGGACGCACCGTGTCCATAATCAAAGACGTGCTCGTGGATGCCCAAGAGAAGCAAGCACGTAACGGTGACCTACGCAGTTGGCTACAACAACTTAAAGATGTGTTCCTTGATGCGGAGGATCTGTTGGACGAGTTCGAGTGCGAAGCTTTGCGAAGGCAAGTGGTTCGTGGCAGTGGCACAACCAGAAAGGTACGCCGTTTCTTTTCCCGCTCTAATCCAGTTGCATTCCGCTTGCGAGTAGGTCATGGAATTAAGGACATAAGAGAGAGGTTACACGACcttaaagaagataaaaattttGCCGATCTTCGCACTGTTCATCATCACCCTCATCTAGGTGATCATGTGAGGGAGAACATGAATACGACCCACTCCTTTGTCCGTGCTTCGGAGGTTAttggtaaaaataaaattgttgatCTTCTAATGCAGCAAGGCGATGATCATCAAGGTGGGGATAATGGGACTGTATGTGTTATTCCTATAGTGGGATTTGGAGGTTTAGGGAAGACCACCCTAGCCCAGTCGGTGTACAATGATCCGAGAGTCGAAGGGAGTTTTGACTTAAGAATGTGGCAGCATGTGTCAGTGGACTTTGATGTTAATAGATTGGCAAAAGAGATCCTTGGCTCTGCATTAGGTACAGAGATCAATGAAAGGTTGTCTCTAGATCAGTTGCAAGCACAACTACGAGACGCTTTAAAGGATAAGAAATTTCTGCTCGTCTTGGATGATGTGTGGAACGAAGATCGTACCAAATGGATCGGGTTGAGAAATTTATTGATAGAGCGGGCCAAGGTAGGAACTAAGATTTTGGTGACGACAAGGAATATCTCAGTTGCTTCAGTCATGGGCCCGGTTGTaacatacataaatttagaagtTCTCTCTTTTGAGGATTGTATGAAGTTGTTTGTAAAATGGGCATTTGATGAAGGACAAGAAAGAAAACATCCAAGCCTCTAtgaaattggagaagatatTGTAAGAAAGTGCAGAGGGGTTCCCTTAGCTGTGAAAACGTTAGGGAGTCAACTTTACTCAAGAACTGATGAGCATAAgtggaaattaattagagattctGAGATTTGGGAATTAGAACGAGAGGGAGATGGTCACATTCTACCTGCTTTGAGACTGAGTTATACCCAATTGCCCTCTCATTTGAAGCAGTGCCTTGCCAGCTGCTGTTCAGTTCTTCCAAAGGGTTACATTCAATTTAATAGCCTCAATTTGATAAGTCAGTGGATGGCACATGGAATCCTTGAATCTCATACGGAGTTGGAAGATGGTGAGCTATATTTCAAAGAGTTATGGGACAGATCTTTCTTtcaaaatgttaaagattaCGGTCTCCACTATGAATTTGATATGCATGATCTCATCCATGACCTTGTACAATCAGTCGCACAAGGTGAGAGTTTCACAGTAGACTCTGCAGGGACCAAGGGCATCTCTGAAAATGTTAGACATCTAACAATTTTGAAAAGTGCCCAAAATGTTTCAACAACCTTGCAAAAGTTTAAAAAAGTGCGGACCATAAGTGTATGGAGTggtaaaaatattgatgaatCCTTCCTCAGCACTTGCATTTCAAGATTCAAATATCTGCGGGTGCTTTCGTTATTCTATTCACCTTGGGAATTGTTGCCGAGTTCCATTGGTTCTTTGAAGCATTTGAGAAGCCTGTACTTGGCTAGAAATGAAAGAATCACCGCACTACCCAATTCAATTTGTAAGCTGCAGAGCTTGCAGACTCTGATTCTCGTTGAATGCATGAATCTCAAAGAGTTGCCTAGAGACATGAGCAAGTTGATCAGCCTTAGACTCCTCCATTTTACCACAAAGCAATCAAGTTTTCCAGAGAATGGAGTTGGATGTTTGACATCACTTCGATTTCTTTCCATTTGGGACTGTAGTAATCTAACGTGTTTGCCGCGTGATACGATTTATCTTGCGTCATTACGCACTCTGATAATAAGCAATTGTAAACAACTTGATTTGGTGATGGAAAACTATCAGGTAATTCCACTAAGGCTCCAAAAATTGGGGATTCGGAAAGTACCACGAATGGTGGCATTGCCTGAATGGTTTCAAGGAGCCACAAACACACTACAAGACTTGGTTATACAGGATTGTGAGAACTTGGAGGCATTACCTGGGTGGTTGACGAGTTTCACATCGCTTAGAATGCTTACGCTGGAATCATGTCCCAAACTGTTGTCTTTGCCAGAGGAGATGCATCGCCTCACTGCCTTAACAAAAGTTTGGATTGTAGATTGCCCTGATTTGGAGAGGAGATGTCAGCGCGACACAGGAGAAGATTGGCCAAAGATTTCTCATGTTCCAAATGTTTCTTTTGAATAG